From one Angustibacter luteus genomic stretch:
- a CDS encoding lysylphosphatidylglycerol synthase transmembrane domain-containing protein, with protein sequence MSERSGRRHLAYQLGKQAAALLVCGVSLYIVLPSLLTVFGAWPELGDVKPYWFVAIVVLESLSMALLWLLLRISLATKNWTDVALSQLAGNAATRVIPGGAASGAVVQGGLLVRAGMDTGRVATALAACGLLTTGVLLALPVLAIPAAFLGPPLAHDLQLGLEFSLVVAGLLVGLGYALLKWDRFARGAFYLVGRLVALVRRKSQPARTAKRLVAERDQVAAALDKRWIRALTSAAASRMADYAVLVAALIAVGAQVRPSLVLVAYVAAMALGMIPITPGGVGIVEAGLTGFLVLAGVPSDQAVVGTLLYRLASFWFPIPVGLLAWLIARLRGPGSLSGRHLATNQGGARA encoded by the coding sequence ATGAGCGAGCGGTCCGGACGTCGTCACCTGGCCTACCAGCTCGGCAAGCAGGCGGCTGCGCTGCTGGTCTGCGGGGTCAGCCTGTACATCGTCCTGCCCAGCCTGCTCACCGTGTTCGGCGCCTGGCCGGAGCTCGGTGACGTGAAGCCCTACTGGTTCGTGGCGATCGTCGTCCTGGAGTCGCTGAGCATGGCCCTGCTGTGGCTGCTGCTGCGGATCTCGCTGGCGACGAAGAACTGGACGGACGTCGCGCTGTCCCAGCTCGCCGGGAACGCCGCCACCCGGGTGATCCCGGGCGGCGCGGCGTCCGGTGCCGTCGTCCAGGGCGGGCTGCTGGTGCGCGCCGGGATGGACACCGGGCGGGTGGCCACGGCGCTGGCCGCCTGCGGGCTGCTCACCACGGGCGTCCTGCTGGCGCTGCCGGTGCTGGCGATCCCGGCCGCCTTCCTCGGGCCACCGCTGGCGCACGACCTGCAGCTGGGGCTGGAGTTCAGCCTGGTCGTGGCGGGGCTGCTCGTCGGGCTCGGCTACGCGTTGCTGAAGTGGGACCGGTTCGCCCGTGGCGCCTTCTACCTCGTCGGCCGACTCGTGGCGCTCGTGCGACGCAAGTCCCAGCCGGCCCGGACCGCCAAGCGGCTGGTCGCCGAGCGCGACCAGGTGGCGGCGGCGCTCGACAAGCGATGGATCCGCGCGCTGACCAGCGCGGCGGCCAGCCGGATGGCCGACTACGCGGTCCTGGTCGCGGCGCTCATCGCCGTCGGAGCCCAGGTGCGCCCGTCCCTCGTACTCGTCGCGTACGTCGCCGCCATGGCGCTGGGCATGATCCCGATCACCCCGGGCGGCGTGGGCATCGTCGAGGCCGGCCTGACCGGCTTCCTGGTCTTGGCGGGCGTACCGTCGGACCAGGCCGTCGTCGGCACGCTGCTCTACCGCCTCGCGTCGTTCTGGTTCCCCATCCCGGTGGGGCTGCTGGCCTGGCTCATCGCGCGGTTGCGCGGGCCGGGCTCGCTGTCCGGCAGACATCTCGCAACCAACCAAGGAGGAGCGCGTGCCTGA
- a CDS encoding arylsulfatase, which yields MPDTPNILIIWGDDIGQSNLSCYSDGVMGYRTPNIDRIADEGVRFTDYYGEQSCTAGRAAFITGQNPYRTGLTKVGLPGADLGLRAEDPTIATALKARGYATGQFGKNHFGDRDEFLPTMHGFDEFFGNLYHLNAEEEPELDDYPTPEEFPDFRKNFGPRGVLHSWANGDGTQRIEDTGPLTKERMKTIDDEIVPEALRFMTDAKASDTPFFVWLNTTHMHFRTHIKDGSRGKAGRWQSEYHDTMVDHDELVGSVLDFLDEQGLADDTIVMYSTDNGPHMNSWPDAGMTPFRNEKNSNWEGAFRVPAVVRWPGHIPAGTVLNGIVSHNDWFVTLLAAAGDTDVADRLKVGADLSGTTYKVHLDGHNQLDYITGASDTSARKHFFYVSDDGDLTAMRYDNWKFVFLEQRATGTLQVWIEPYTELRVPKLFNLRTDPYERADLTSNTYFDWVLDHIYLFIPAQVYVGQMMSTLVEFPARQTPPSFSIDQMMDKLRAGAGSA from the coding sequence GTGCCTGATACCCCGAACATCCTGATCATCTGGGGTGACGACATCGGCCAGAGCAACCTGAGCTGCTACAGCGACGGAGTCATGGGCTACCGCACACCCAACATCGACCGCATCGCGGACGAAGGGGTGCGGTTCACCGACTACTACGGCGAGCAGAGCTGCACGGCGGGTCGGGCGGCGTTCATCACGGGCCAGAACCCCTACCGCACCGGGCTCACCAAGGTCGGCCTACCCGGCGCAGACCTCGGCCTGCGCGCCGAGGACCCGACCATCGCCACCGCGCTGAAGGCGCGCGGCTACGCGACCGGCCAGTTCGGCAAGAACCACTTCGGTGACCGCGACGAGTTCCTGCCCACGATGCACGGCTTCGACGAGTTCTTCGGCAACCTGTACCACCTGAACGCCGAGGAGGAGCCCGAGCTCGACGACTACCCGACACCGGAGGAGTTCCCGGACTTCCGGAAGAACTTCGGCCCGCGCGGCGTGCTGCACAGCTGGGCCAACGGCGATGGGACGCAACGCATCGAGGACACCGGGCCGCTGACCAAGGAGCGGATGAAGACCATCGACGACGAGATCGTCCCCGAGGCCCTGCGGTTCATGACCGACGCCAAGGCGAGCGACACCCCGTTCTTCGTCTGGCTGAACACGACCCACATGCACTTCCGGACGCACATCAAGGACGGCAGCCGCGGCAAGGCCGGACGCTGGCAGTCCGAGTACCACGACACGATGGTCGACCACGACGAGCTGGTCGGCTCGGTGCTGGACTTCCTGGACGAGCAGGGGCTGGCCGACGACACGATCGTCATGTACTCCACGGACAACGGACCGCACATGAACTCGTGGCCGGACGCCGGGATGACGCCGTTCCGCAACGAGAAGAACTCCAACTGGGAAGGTGCCTTCCGGGTGCCGGCGGTGGTCCGCTGGCCAGGGCACATCCCGGCCGGGACGGTGCTGAACGGCATCGTCAGCCACAACGACTGGTTCGTCACGCTGCTGGCCGCCGCGGGCGACACGGACGTCGCCGATCGGCTCAAGGTCGGAGCCGACCTGAGCGGGACGACGTACAAGGTGCACCTGGACGGGCACAACCAGCTCGACTACATCACCGGCGCGAGCGACACCAGCGCGCGCAAGCACTTCTTCTACGTCTCGGACGACGGCGACCTGACCGCCATGCGCTACGACAACTGGAAGTTCGTCTTCCTCGAGCAGCGCGCCACGGGCACGCTGCAGGTGTGGATCGAGCCCTACACCGAGCTGCGAGTGCCGAAGCTGTTCAACCTGCGCACCGATCCCTACGAACGGGCGGACCTCACCTCGAACACCTACTTCGACTGGGTTCTCGACCACATCTACCTGTTCATCCCGGCCCAGGTGTACGTCGGGCAGATGATGAGCACGCTGGTCGAGTTCCCGGCGCGGCAGACGCCGCCGAGCTTCAGCATCGACCAGATGATGGACAAGCTGAGGGCAGGTGCCGGGAGTGCCTGA
- a CDS encoding HAD family hydrolase: MPEQLPSWRPGVTRDAVTAFLDAAAAVPVAERVACFDNDGTLWCEKPTYAQLDFFIDALKSRLGQDPSVAKVPEFAALLSGDRAAIGEIGLERIALALGGLFEGLEPHEFLSRAQAFMDSAMHSTLHRPLRTNVYQPMLELMGELRRLDFTVSVVTGGGTEFVRAISEDLYGVPPEAVVGTLVEYEFSRAESGSPRLRRTARVTGGANEGSTKVGNIQTQLGRRPIFAAGNSGGDREMLEWAVSGDGPSLALLVNHDDAEREFSYVSSAETFAEPEPITDVGRRLGWTVVSMADDWDTIFPG, translated from the coding sequence GTGCCTGAGCAGCTGCCGTCGTGGCGTCCCGGGGTGACCCGGGACGCTGTGACGGCTTTCCTGGACGCGGCCGCGGCAGTTCCGGTTGCCGAGCGCGTGGCGTGCTTCGACAACGACGGCACGCTGTGGTGCGAGAAGCCGACCTATGCCCAGCTGGACTTCTTCATCGACGCCCTGAAGTCCCGGCTCGGCCAGGACCCGAGCGTGGCGAAGGTCCCGGAGTTCGCCGCGCTGCTCAGCGGTGACCGAGCGGCCATCGGCGAGATCGGGCTGGAGCGCATCGCGTTGGCGCTCGGTGGCCTGTTCGAGGGGTTGGAACCGCACGAGTTCCTGTCCCGGGCTCAGGCGTTCATGGACAGCGCGATGCACTCCACGCTGCATCGCCCCCTGCGCACCAACGTCTACCAGCCGATGCTCGAGCTGATGGGGGAGCTGCGACGGTTGGACTTCACGGTGTCCGTCGTCACCGGTGGGGGCACTGAGTTCGTGCGCGCGATCAGCGAGGACCTGTACGGCGTCCCACCCGAGGCCGTGGTGGGGACCTTGGTCGAGTACGAGTTCAGCCGCGCCGAGAGCGGCTCACCTCGCCTGCGACGCACCGCCCGGGTCACCGGTGGCGCCAACGAGGGCAGCACGAAGGTCGGCAACATCCAGACCCAGCTGGGGCGTCGTCCGATCTTCGCCGCGGGCAACTCCGGCGGGGACCGCGAGATGCTCGAGTGGGCGGTCTCGGGCGACGGCCCGTCGCTGGCGCTGCTGGTGAACCACGACGACGCCGAACGCGAGTTCAGCTACGTCAGCTCGGCCGAGACGTTCGCCGAGCCGGAGCCCATCACGGACGTCGGACGTCGACTGGGGTGGACCGTGGTCAGCATGGCTGACGACTGGGACACGATCTTCCCGGGATGA
- a CDS encoding HNH endonuclease signature motif containing protein, whose amino-acid sequence MTSAPGDGVDAASAALADALEAISRFAQIPAWRLADGQLTEAVAGLDALTRRVGAQSVRVVAEASSRGLPAQAGHGRATGWIRQAVPTMSPRDAATLARRADALYPGPGAVDLEPTRAAVLSGSVALDQAEVLTTTLSALQPPTVPAGTIDEDTLDEAQTFLLDQSAAFDASKLTRIAAYLRHRLDPDADERLARDEAARERARTLSIHTLTSGMVHLEGALTPECGAALRTAIDAWSAPQPAADGSPDPRTAAQRRHDGLHRLAASAVATPELLPTTHGSPYRVVVTVPHTTLVAALPDGTRLSSDALRTLTCDSEVVPVLVDDLGNPLDVGDTQYSFPAKQRLAIAVRDQHCTYRGCTAPPAWCDVHHLIPFSQGGRTAVHNGALLCGRHHRHVHATGQTGRVEHGHVTWGTGPPDHQVADANCATQAVEALVRRYLTRMRR is encoded by the coding sequence ATGACATCAGCCCCGGGCGACGGCGTGGACGCGGCTTCCGCCGCGCTCGCGGACGCGCTCGAGGCGATCAGCCGATTCGCGCAGATCCCGGCCTGGCGGCTGGCCGATGGGCAGCTCACCGAGGCCGTCGCCGGGCTCGACGCGCTGACCCGGCGGGTGGGTGCGCAGTCGGTGCGGGTGGTCGCCGAAGCCTCCTCCCGCGGGCTGCCCGCGCAGGCAGGGCACGGCCGGGCAACGGGCTGGATCCGGCAGGCGGTGCCCACGATGAGCCCGCGGGACGCCGCCACCCTGGCCCGCCGGGCGGACGCCCTCTACCCGGGTCCCGGCGCCGTCGACCTGGAGCCCACCCGAGCCGCCGTGCTCAGCGGGTCGGTCGCACTGGACCAGGCCGAGGTGCTCACCACGACGCTGTCCGCGCTGCAACCCCCGACGGTGCCGGCCGGGACCATCGACGAAGACACCCTGGACGAGGCACAGACCTTCCTGCTCGACCAGTCAGCCGCCTTCGACGCCAGCAAGCTCACCCGGATCGCCGCTTACCTGCGGCACCGGCTCGACCCCGACGCCGACGAGCGCCTGGCCCGTGACGAAGCCGCCCGCGAACGCGCCCGCACCCTCAGCATCCACACCCTGACCTCCGGAATGGTGCATCTCGAGGGTGCACTCACCCCCGAGTGCGGCGCCGCCCTCCGCACGGCGATCGACGCGTGGTCCGCACCCCAGCCCGCGGCCGACGGCTCACCTGACCCACGCACGGCGGCGCAACGCCGCCACGACGGTCTGCACCGCCTCGCCGCCTCGGCGGTCGCCACGCCCGAGCTGCTCCCGACCACCCACGGCAGCCCCTACCGCGTCGTCGTCACCGTCCCGCACACCACCCTCGTCGCGGCGCTGCCCGACGGCACCCGGCTCTCGTCCGACGCACTGCGGACGCTGACCTGCGACAGCGAGGTCGTTCCAGTGCTGGTCGACGACCTAGGCAACCCCCTGGACGTCGGCGACACCCAGTACTCCTTCCCCGCCAAGCAGCGCCTGGCCATCGCCGTCCGCGACCAGCACTGCACCTACCGAGGATGCACCGCCCCTCCAGCCTGGTGCGACGTCCACCACCTCATCCCCTTCTCCCAGGGCGGCAGGACGGCCGTGCACAACGGCGCCCTTCTGTGCGGCCGCCACCACCGGCATGTCCATGCCACGGGCCAGACCGGCCGCGTCGAGCACGGCCACGTCACCTGGGGCACGGGGCCGCCGGACCATCAAGTGGCCGACGCCAACTGCGCCACCCAGGCCGTCGAAGCCCTCGTCCGCCGCTACCTCACGCGAATGCGTCGCTGA